A single region of the Vicia villosa cultivar HV-30 ecotype Madison, WI linkage group LG4, Vvil1.0, whole genome shotgun sequence genome encodes:
- the LOC131596662 gene encoding cytokinin riboside 5'-monophosphate phosphoribohydrolase LOG1-like: protein MSNLIAVFLTLILLFLFLLLCIGGYDTLEELLEVITWAQLGIHDKSVGLLNVDGFYNSLLSFMDNVVDEGFITPAARHIIVSAQTAQDLICKLEEYVPKHCGVAPKQSWEIDQQFGLPGSCANQTLVFE from the exons ATGTCTAATCTCATTGCAGTTTTTTTAACACTAATACTCCTATTTCTGTTCCTATTGTTATGTATAGGTGGATATGACACCCTGGAAGAACTATTGGAAGTGATCACTTGGGCTCAACTAGGAATCCATGATAAATCA GTGGGTTTATTGAACGTAGATGGTTTCTATAACTCTTTGCTGTCATTCATGGACAATGTTGTAGATGAAGGTTTCATAACACCAGCTGCCCGTCATATTATTGTGTCTGCCCAAACTGCACAAGACCTCATCTGCAAGCTTGAG GAATACGTCCCCAAGCACTGTGGTGTGGCCCCGAAGCAAAGTTGGGAGATTGACCAGCAATTT GGCTTACCAGGTTCATGCGCCAACCAAACGCTCGTTTTCGAGTAG